A genomic stretch from Nitrospirota bacterium includes:
- the asnB gene encoding asparagine synthase (glutamine-hydrolyzing), which translates to MCGIAGVWNFNRTLPSTDVLRRMADSLRHRGPDAEGFHLDEHFGIGLAHRRLSIIDLSEQANQPMSDSFGEAWIVFNGEIYNYVELREELARGGEAFRTQSDTEVILGSYRRWGMDFLSKLRGMFALALFDARQGVLLLARDRAGKKPLYYSIKDGRLLFGSEPKAILASGHLTPEPDMQGLECYLTLGFVPPPKTGFKNVQKLPPGCVMTVRQNGSHSIETYWKPDFANKTNRSVQEWEEIVRDRLREAVRMRLRSDVPLGVFLSGGIDSSAVTAFAAEHVGRVKTYTIGFPQAQWDERKYARLVADRFSTEHHEFVVEPKPMEILPRVVKHYEDPIADASVIPTLYVSQTARQHVTVVLNGDGGDEVFAGYRGYQAYAAAKLLHAWPGSRSLGKLAAFIPDGGRGSAISRLKNLLALARDAHHYSLERYSMGLTQPEVMEPLFGRAWPRNGPLYSQEISQGAVDIARTLGGVDPVLYLNMVLGLPGGLLVKMDRASMAFSLEARSPFLDHLLVETMASVPPNLKLHGLTSKYLLKRALKNILPDEILHRSKMGFGVPLGEWFRNELRGFLEDTLGNGRLVSREWMAKDPVQRLIQEHVSRRKDHWPVLWTLLFLELWWREYLRD; encoded by the coding sequence ATGTGCGGGATTGCCGGTGTCTGGAATTTCAACCGAACTCTTCCGTCGACGGACGTCTTGAGGCGGATGGCGGACTCGCTCCGCCATCGGGGGCCGGATGCCGAGGGCTTCCACCTCGATGAACATTTCGGCATCGGCCTCGCCCACCGACGGCTCTCCATCATCGACCTGTCGGAACAGGCCAACCAACCCATGTCCGACAGTTTCGGCGAGGCGTGGATCGTCTTCAACGGTGAAATCTACAACTATGTTGAGCTGAGGGAGGAGTTGGCCCGAGGCGGCGAGGCGTTCAGAACCCAATCCGACACCGAGGTGATCCTCGGGAGCTACCGCCGCTGGGGGATGGACTTCCTGAGCAAACTGCGCGGCATGTTTGCCCTCGCGCTCTTTGATGCCCGTCAGGGTGTGCTTCTGCTCGCTCGTGATCGGGCCGGCAAGAAACCCCTTTACTACTCGATCAAGGACGGCCGCCTCCTTTTTGGTTCGGAACCCAAAGCCATCCTCGCCTCCGGTCATCTTACACCCGAACCCGACATGCAGGGACTCGAATGCTACTTAACGTTGGGGTTTGTGCCGCCGCCGAAAACCGGATTCAAGAACGTCCAGAAACTGCCCCCCGGATGCGTCATGACCGTACGGCAGAATGGCAGCCATTCCATCGAGACCTACTGGAAACCCGATTTTGCCAACAAAACGAATCGCTCTGTGCAGGAGTGGGAAGAGATCGTTCGTGACCGGTTGCGGGAAGCCGTGCGAATGCGCCTCCGGAGCGACGTTCCGTTGGGCGTTTTCCTGAGCGGGGGGATCGATTCAAGCGCCGTCACCGCGTTTGCCGCCGAGCACGTGGGGCGCGTAAAAACCTACACCATCGGTTTTCCCCAAGCCCAATGGGATGAGAGGAAATATGCCCGCCTCGTGGCCGATCGGTTCTCGACGGAACACCACGAATTCGTGGTGGAGCCGAAACCGATGGAAATCCTCCCTCGAGTGGTGAAGCACTACGAGGATCCGATCGCCGATGCCTCCGTGATCCCCACGCTCTATGTTTCACAGACGGCCCGACAGCACGTGACCGTGGTGCTGAACGGCGACGGAGGCGATGAAGTGTTTGCGGGCTATAGAGGATACCAGGCGTACGCCGCGGCCAAACTCCTCCATGCATGGCCCGGCTCACGCTCGCTCGGGAAACTGGCCGCATTCATCCCGGATGGAGGCCGAGGCAGTGCCATCTCCCGGTTGAAGAACCTGCTCGCGCTGGCTCGGGATGCGCATCACTATTCGCTGGAACGGTACTCCATGGGTTTGACGCAGCCGGAGGTGATGGAACCCCTTTTCGGCCGGGCGTGGCCCAGGAACGGTCCTCTTTATTCCCAGGAAATCTCCCAAGGCGCCGTGGATATCGCCAGGACGTTGGGCGGTGTGGACCCCGTGCTTTATCTAAACATGGTTCTCGGACTCCCCGGGGGGCTCCTCGTGAAAATGGATCGTGCATCGATGGCCTTCTCCCTCGAGGCGCGATCGCCGTTCCTCGATCACCTCCTTGTTGAAACGATGGCGTCCGTGCCACCCAACCTGAAACTCCACGGCCTCACGTCCAAGTATCTTCTGAAGCGCGCACTGAAGAACATCCTACCCGATGAAATTCTTCATCGGAGCAAAATGGGATTCGGGGTGCCTCTAGGCGAATGGTTCCGGAACGAACTCCGCGGTTTCCTCGAAGATACTTTGGGAAACGGGCGGCTGGTCTCACGCGAGTGGATGGCAAAGGATCCGGTGCAACGCCTCATTCAGGAGCACGTTTCGCGCCGGAAGGACCACTGGCCGGTGCTCTGGACCCTCCTTTTTCTCGAGTTGTGGTGGAGGGAATACCTCCGCGATTGA
- a CDS encoding glycosyltransferase has product MRALSLADLPAPPAGKTGWPWTEESDAVPETPTLGGRWPRITVVTPSLNQGRFIEATIRSVLLQRYPNTEYFIMDGGSTDATVEIIRKYEPFLSGWVSETDQGQADAINKGLRRSTGDIEGYQNSDDGYLPGAFRRVAESRLQGCDFIYGNQVEKNVDGRVVRRNRLPNIHPRRYVLYASGSLFPEACFWSREIRQSIGWFKENRYSLDTDWFYRVTEKIKKPRHLDEYLAWFTEHPGRKTQERDANGVRIGLQYADHPLKDYLRERGISRFRQFLGAMIYIPLKRIHYGRFPVPFPTPATVKRFFKR; this is encoded by the coding sequence ATGCGGGCTCTTTCCCTCGCGGATCTCCCTGCGCCTCCGGCAGGCAAGACCGGCTGGCCTTGGACGGAGGAGTCCGACGCCGTCCCGGAGACTCCAACCCTCGGTGGCCGCTGGCCCAGAATCACCGTGGTCACTCCATCGCTGAACCAGGGGCGTTTCATCGAGGCCACCATCCGCTCGGTTCTTTTGCAGCGATATCCAAATACCGAGTATTTCATCATGGATGGCGGATCCACGGACGCGACCGTCGAGATCATACGGAAATATGAACCGTTCCTCAGCGGTTGGGTCAGTGAAACGGACCAAGGTCAGGCCGATGCCATCAACAAGGGATTGCGGCGTTCGACGGGGGACATCGAAGGCTACCAGAACTCCGATGACGGTTACCTTCCGGGGGCGTTCAGGCGGGTGGCGGAGAGCCGGCTTCAGGGCTGCGATTTCATCTATGGCAATCAGGTCGAGAAGAACGTGGATGGGCGCGTCGTCCGCAGGAACCGGCTGCCGAACATCCATCCACGCCGGTATGTTCTTTATGCTTCCGGTTCTCTCTTCCCGGAGGCCTGTTTTTGGAGCCGGGAGATTCGGCAGTCCATCGGCTGGTTCAAGGAGAATCGATACAGTCTGGATACGGACTGGTTCTATCGAGTCACGGAGAAAATCAAGAAGCCGCGCCACCTGGACGAGTATCTGGCCTGGTTTACCGAACATCCAGGCCGCAAGACTCAGGAACGGGACGCAAACGGCGTTCGAATCGGACTTCAGTACGCGGACCACCCTCTCAAGGACTACCTCCGAGAAAGGGGCATCTCACGTTTTCGTCAATTTCTCGGAGCGATGATCTACATACCGCTGAAAAGAATTCATTACGGTCGGTTCCCCGTGCCTTTTCCAACGCCGGCGACGGTCAAAAGGTTCTTCAAACGGTAG
- a CDS encoding class I SAM-dependent methyltransferase, with protein MRAERTGLLQSLLGKNVNHWTPRYIWDRSLAGFYRLLHPGSPWLTRHAVRILESRLAPRDRGLEFGAGGSTLWFGRRVGSLTSVEHDPLWYGRVGDRIRKSGMENVDLRLRTSTDYTRVLDELEDGSLDFVLVDGVFRDHCAAAALRKLKGGGTLIIDDIHWFVPNESRCPGSRREGYESPMWKTVFHQVENWSPEWTSDGLTDTLILTKPG; from the coding sequence ATGAGGGCTGAACGGACCGGCCTTCTCCAGTCACTCCTCGGAAAGAACGTGAATCATTGGACGCCGAGGTACATCTGGGACCGGTCGCTGGCAGGCTTCTACCGGCTCCTTCATCCGGGATCACCGTGGCTGACGAGACACGCGGTTCGAATTCTGGAAAGCCGACTCGCGCCCCGGGATCGGGGGCTGGAATTCGGGGCGGGCGGAAGCACCCTCTGGTTTGGCCGCCGGGTGGGTTCCCTGACCAGCGTCGAACACGACCCCCTATGGTACGGAAGAGTCGGAGATCGGATCAGGAAGAGCGGAATGGAAAACGTCGATTTGCGATTGAGAACATCAACAGACTACACCCGAGTACTCGACGAACTGGAGGACGGATCGCTGGATTTCGTTCTTGTCGACGGTGTGTTCCGGGACCACTGCGCGGCAGCAGCCCTTCGAAAACTGAAGGGCGGCGGCACCCTCATCATCGACGACATCCATTGGTTCGTCCCGAATGAAAGTCGTTGTCCGGGCTCCCGGCGTGAGGGCTACGAATCCCCCATGTGGAAAACCGTATTTCACCAAGTGGAAAATTGGAGCCCCGAATGGACTTCCGATGGTCTTACGGACACGCTGATCCTGACCAAGCCCGGATAG
- a CDS encoding glycosyltransferase family 4 protein has translation MVRAPPFLLYIIHHVCTEASRWGARVKADESARRPRITVSTLGKFILLYLAQELERKGHLHRLVTNLYSGRQRWLKAFRNDPEKITAGRCRVAPWVEAARLGRALGNRTLSERMTRLSCDLFDRWASKQLEGTDVLLVRSLAAMRSMVRATEMGARTVLFRGSAHIETQYALLKEEYERWAVPFAFDRYWVEKETEEYDRADAVFVLSTFSKKTFRKRGFPDRRLIISNPGVDTDLFSPSGGPVGGRVLFAGGIGLEKGIPYLAEAALKLGLKSEDLLLVGAMDPACGELVRKMGVSFTHFPPVPQEKLRDLYRSSAVLVLPSVQDGFGMVILEAMACGCPVIASTHTGGPDVIRDGENGYVVPPRDAEALADRIERVLGSKGNRSRMSRGALKTALMFSWAGSAERLLSGCKKLAGDRG, from the coding sequence ATGGTCAGGGCACCTCCATTCCTGCTATACATCATCCACCATGTCTGTACGGAGGCGAGTCGATGGGGGGCGAGGGTGAAAGCGGACGAATCAGCCCGGCGGCCCCGGATCACCGTTTCCACGCTGGGGAAGTTCATTCTCTTGTACCTCGCCCAGGAATTGGAACGGAAAGGGCACCTTCACCGGCTGGTTACGAATCTCTACTCGGGGAGGCAACGATGGCTGAAGGCGTTTCGCAACGATCCCGAGAAGATCACGGCCGGCAGGTGCCGTGTGGCCCCTTGGGTTGAGGCCGCGCGATTGGGGCGCGCCTTGGGAAACCGGACCCTCTCTGAACGGATGACCCGGCTGTCCTGCGATCTTTTCGACCGGTGGGCGTCAAAGCAACTGGAAGGGACGGATGTCCTGCTGGTGCGCTCCCTCGCGGCGATGCGAAGCATGGTCCGCGCAACGGAAATGGGGGCGCGGACCGTGCTGTTCAGGGGCTCGGCGCACATTGAAACACAATACGCGCTCCTCAAGGAAGAGTACGAAAGGTGGGCTGTTCCCTTCGCCTTCGATCGGTACTGGGTTGAGAAGGAGACGGAAGAATATGATCGGGCCGATGCCGTCTTCGTTCTCTCGACGTTCTCGAAAAAGACCTTTCGAAAGCGCGGATTTCCCGATCGACGGCTGATCATCTCCAATCCCGGCGTGGATACCGATCTGTTTTCTCCCTCGGGAGGACCGGTGGGTGGGCGGGTGCTGTTTGCCGGAGGGATCGGTCTGGAGAAAGGAATTCCCTACCTGGCGGAGGCTGCGCTCAAGCTGGGGTTGAAGAGCGAGGATCTGCTGCTGGTTGGGGCGATGGATCCGGCGTGCGGAGAATTGGTTCGGAAGATGGGTGTCTCGTTCACGCATTTCCCGCCGGTTCCGCAGGAGAAGTTGCGTGACCTTTACCGGAGCAGTGCCGTCCTCGTGCTGCCCTCCGTCCAGGATGGATTCGGCATGGTCATCCTCGAAGCCATGGCTTGCGGATGCCCGGTGATTGCCTCGACACATACGGGCGGCCCGGATGTGATTCGCGACGGAGAGAACGGATATGTCGTTCCACCGAGAGATGCCGAGGCGCTGGCCGATCGGATCGAGAGGGTGCTTGGCTCGAAGGGAAATCGTTCCCGAATGAGCCGTGGGGCCCTCAAGACGGCCTTGATGTTCAGTTGGGCGGGTTCAGCCGAGAGGCTGCTGTCGGGGTGCAAGAAGCTTGCCGGGGATCGAGGATGA